ATATGCTATATACCAATAGGAATAAAAAATAACCTCTATAGAAAGAGGTCAATCAAAAGTAAGCAAATGTTATTGCTTTTCGACGTTTGAAGCTTGTGGGCCTCGAGCTCCTTCAACTACCTCAAAACTAACTTTTTCGCCTTCTTCTAAAGTTTTAAATCCATCTCCAGCAATTGCACTGTAATGTACAAATACATCTCCACCGCCATCCACTTCTATAAACCCATAACCCTTTTCTTTATCAAACCATTTTACTGTACCGTTTTGCATTAATCTTTTTCCTCCTAAATATACACTCAACTCGTGTAAAACAAGATTCCTACCGATTGCAAAAGATGGTGGTTAAAAAGAAAACTTGAAGATTGAGTAACAAATATAACTCACACTTCTTAAAAGTCTATTGTCAGCCTTACTTTCGCCCTTTTATAATCAATAGTAAGCTTACAATAGCATACCATCTGAACCTAAGTCAAACACGATAAAACACTGATATTCTACATGTTTCTAGCATATTTCCTAAGTGGTTTTTCTACAAAATGATGATCTTAAGTAAACCAATTTATACAACTATACATAATGTTACAAATCTCTTCACATTGCTACATTAATTCATCACTTTATATTTGATAAAATGAAACAATCTTATACAATAGACAGGGAGATTCATTATTTACATCGAATGTAATATACGTAATGATACAAAATTTATTGAGGTGATTATCGTGAACGCACATGAAATTGAATACAAATTATACGGAGACGATATGCAGTTTGTAGAAATTGAACTAGACCCTGGTGAAAGTACCATTGCAGAAGCAGGCGCAATGATGATGATGGAAGATAGAATTGAGATGGAAACAATTTTTGGGGATGGCTCAAAACGTGGTGGATCTGGATTGTTTGGTAAACTTATGGGTGCAGGAAAACGCGTTATTACTGGGGAAAGTTTATTTATGACTGTATTTACAAATGAAGGGAACGAGAAAAAACACGTTTCATTCGCCGCACCTTACCCTGGTAAAATTATTCCTATTGACTTAAGTGATTTAGATGGGAAAGTAATTTGTCAAAAAGATGCTTTTTTATGTGCTGCTAAAGGGGTATCTGTTGGCGTTGAATTCCAGCGTAAGCTTGGTGCAGGATTCTTTGGTGGCGAAGGCTTTATTATGCAAAAACTAGAGGGAGATGGAATGGCATTCTTACATGCTGGTGGTACAATTCATCGTCGTGAGCTTCAGCCTGGCGAGATGTTACGTATTGATACTGGCTGTTTAGTTGCCATGACAAAAGAAGTAGATTATGATATTGAATTTGTTGGAAAAGTAAAAACAGCTTTTTTTGGTGGTGAAGGCTTATTCTTTGCTACTGTCAGAGGTCCAGGTACAGTATGGGTACAATCATTGCCATTTAGTCGCTTGGCTGATCGTATTTTTGCAAGTGCCCCTCAAACTCCAGGTAAAACAACAGGAGAAGGTAGCATTTTGGGCGGTTTAGGTAACTTCCTTGACGGAGATAACTAATAAGCACAATCTGTCAAAATTATAAAAATATCAAGGTGACTCGGCAAGCCACCATACTTTAGCGCTTGCCAGTCATCCAAGTCACATTAAATATACTCCTTTCTTATACTTTAAATCTGCTAATCCTCTCTGTTAATTCTTCACTTGACTCTAATAAATCTTCTGATACTTTTGTAACCGAATTAAATGCTATTGATTGCTCATCAGTTGAAGCACTCACTTCTTCACAAGCAGCAACAGCCTGTTGTGACATTGCCGCAATATTCTCAATTGATTGCGAAACTTCTTGTCGATGATTATGAATATTCGTCATATCTTCTTGCACATCATCTATTGAGCTCTTTAATTGGTCTACAATTGTTGAAATCGTATTAAACGCTTGTTCAGTATCATTCACAACTAGGGCTTGTTCTTTATAATATCTTTTTGTATTTGCCATTTCATGTACCGTTCGCTTTGATTCTGATTGAATACTTTGTATTGTTCTACGAACCTGATCAGTAGCAACAGTTGATTGCTCAGCTAATTTTCGAACCTCGTTTGCTACTACAGCAAATCCTTTACCGTGCTCCCCAGCTCTTGCAGCTTCAATACTTGCATTCAAAGACAATAAATTTGTTTGTTCAGAAAAATCATTAATCGTCTTCATGACAGATTCAATTTCCGCTATTTTCTTCTCTAAATGAACGATAATTTCATCAACTGTATTAAAATTCTCTTCAGTCTTTGAAAATATGCTTTTTAATTCCTCAATCTTCTCAAATCCATTTTCATTTGCTATCTCGGCATCTACGGATAGTAATGACATCTTATCAGTAAGAGTTGTAACATTTTTTATTTGAGTAGATAGTACACTAATTAATTGATTGGATTTCTCTATATCCTCCGCTGATCGTGATGCTCCAAGTGCAATTTCATTTGTCGCTTTGGCAATTTCTTCACTTGAAGCATTTGTTTCTTCTGAGACAGCACTTAACCCTTGAACC
The Bacillus sp. SM2101 genome window above contains:
- a CDS encoding cold-shock protein — encoded protein: MQNGTVKWFDKEKGYGFIEVDGGGDVFVHYSAIAGDGFKTLEEGEKVSFEVVEGARGPQASNVEKQ
- a CDS encoding TIGR00266 family protein, which translates into the protein MNAHEIEYKLYGDDMQFVEIELDPGESTIAEAGAMMMMEDRIEMETIFGDGSKRGGSGLFGKLMGAGKRVITGESLFMTVFTNEGNEKKHVSFAAPYPGKIIPIDLSDLDGKVICQKDAFLCAAKGVSVGVEFQRKLGAGFFGGEGFIMQKLEGDGMAFLHAGGTIHRRELQPGEMLRIDTGCLVAMTKEVDYDIEFVGKVKTAFFGGEGLFFATVRGPGTVWVQSLPFSRLADRIFASAPQTPGKTTGEGSILGGLGNFLDGDN